A stretch of Corallococcus macrosporus DNA encodes these proteins:
- a CDS encoding FAD-dependent monooxygenase, whose translation MRVAIIGAGLNGLACAVMLKRLGVDCVVFERGTGPRDSGTGIYVWPQAMQVLRFVLKDRAFLSRGQPIEFLDTHDKHGRLVHSQPVRPAGLGLPAPAMMFLRTELFRLLADRLDEDDIHYGMGCESLENVGDQVRLTFTNGHRFDFDLAVGADGVSSTTRSFVNPGLVPHDTGLVASRGVVNFDSPLLHSDRCQIFTSRHSRVVTYPLNKATSLRYWFAAYQHRNQPLLDRQGLLELFAPLPQDLLRMMGQTPEEDILTHKLKALTGEGQWFRGRVVLLGDSIHAMLPTLGYGLTLGLENGFMLAQALVGHCDESLEAALQRYEIRAARRSREMLQVMNDFTRLYYFEPEGEVSPARLAPIVQRFQELAQSTVF comes from the coding sequence ATGAGGGTCGCCATCATCGGCGCGGGCCTCAACGGGCTGGCCTGCGCCGTCATGCTCAAGCGGCTGGGCGTGGACTGCGTCGTCTTCGAGCGCGGCACGGGGCCCCGGGACTCCGGGACGGGCATCTACGTCTGGCCCCAGGCCATGCAGGTGCTGCGCTTCGTGCTCAAGGACCGCGCCTTCCTCTCCCGGGGGCAGCCCATCGAGTTCCTGGACACGCACGACAAGCACGGGCGGCTGGTCCACAGCCAGCCGGTGCGCCCGGCCGGGCTGGGGCTGCCCGCGCCCGCGATGATGTTCCTGCGCACGGAGCTCTTCCGCCTGCTCGCGGACCGCCTGGACGAGGACGACATCCACTACGGCATGGGCTGCGAGTCGCTGGAAAACGTGGGCGACCAGGTGCGCCTCACCTTCACCAACGGCCACCGCTTCGACTTCGACCTCGCGGTGGGCGCGGACGGCGTGTCGTCCACGACGCGCTCCTTCGTCAACCCGGGGCTCGTGCCCCATGACACGGGCCTCGTCGCCAGCCGGGGCGTGGTGAACTTCGACTCGCCGCTGCTGCATTCGGACCGGTGTCAGATCTTCACGTCGCGGCACTCGCGCGTGGTGACGTACCCGCTGAACAAGGCCACGTCGCTGCGCTACTGGTTCGCGGCCTACCAGCACCGCAACCAGCCGCTGCTGGACCGGCAGGGGCTGCTGGAGCTGTTCGCGCCGCTGCCCCAGGACCTGTTGCGGATGATGGGCCAGACGCCCGAGGAGGACATCCTCACCCACAAGCTCAAGGCGCTGACGGGCGAGGGGCAGTGGTTCCGGGGCCGGGTGGTGCTCCTGGGGGACAGCATCCACGCGATGCTGCCCACCCTGGGCTACGGGCTGACGCTGGGCCTGGAGAACGGCTTCATGCTGGCGCAGGCCCTGGTGGGGCACTGCGACGAAAGCCTGGAGGCGGCGCTCCAGCGCTATGAAATCCGCGCCGCGCGGCGCTCGCGGGAGATGCTCCAGGTGATGAACGACTTCACCCGGCTCTACTACTTCGAGCCGGAGGGAGAGGTGTCCCCCGCGAGGCTCGCGCCCATCGTCCAGCGCTTCCAGGAGCTGGCCCAGAGCACGGTGTTCTAG
- a CDS encoding hotdog domain-containing protein, translated as MTNDTTTDLSEHALAHSRALLEHAYQRYCGLELLEQRPGFCKCRLRVTEAIDNLSHTLHGGVIYSMLDVVSMLATLPMLGPDEYALTSNFNAMMLSATPLGTVVEFEATVLRGGRNVIFTQSHAWKLAPDGARTQVASAQLSKLRMRHDWQSNTRKG; from the coding sequence GTGACGAACGACACGACGACGGACCTGAGCGAGCACGCCCTGGCGCACTCCCGCGCCCTCCTGGAGCACGCCTACCAGCGCTACTGCGGCCTGGAGCTCTTGGAGCAGCGCCCCGGCTTCTGCAAGTGCCGCCTGCGCGTCACGGAGGCCATCGACAACCTCAGCCACACGCTGCACGGCGGGGTCATCTACTCCATGCTGGACGTGGTCAGCATGCTGGCCACGCTGCCCATGCTGGGGCCGGACGAGTACGCGCTCACCAGCAACTTCAACGCGATGATGCTGTCCGCCACGCCGCTGGGCACGGTGGTGGAGTTCGAGGCCACCGTGCTGCGCGGCGGCCGCAACGTCATCTTCACCCAGAGCCACGCCTGGAAGCTGGCCCCGGACGGCGCGCGCACGCAGGTGGCGTCCGCGCAGTTGAGCAAGCTGCGCATGCGCCACGACTGGCAGAGCAACACCCGCAAGGGCTGA
- a CDS encoding acyl-CoA dehydrogenase family protein — MDATTEDFRGRVRTFVNDHVRPHVDAWERDGAYPLSLWRQAGRAGLLSLGHSPERLPDDPGALAVLVEELTLGGSQGITMGLGSHFVSLKAVQGADAAVAARVVPSVLRGDKSIVLALTEPQAGSDLRAFECRAEPHGDGHRLTGDKRFICNGGRADLLLVGALLDGALALFLVEGNAPGLSHTRLACLGWRSLPLAALRFESTPARLLIHGREAGRLLQQCLQQERLNLAVMALASAELALRDTVEHCRERRVGPEALLDKSVLRQRLAERHSELTVARVFVEQAVRWQAEGQLTAARAAIAKNTAVDVLERIAHDAVQLHGAHGCVEPSRVERIYRDARLLGIGGGAREVMLDIIGRTL, encoded by the coding sequence ATGGACGCCACGACGGAAGACTTCCGGGGACGGGTGCGCACCTTCGTCAACGACCACGTGCGGCCCCACGTGGACGCGTGGGAGCGCGACGGCGCGTACCCGCTGTCACTCTGGCGGCAGGCGGGCAGGGCAGGCCTGCTGTCGCTGGGGCACTCCCCGGAGCGGCTCCCGGACGACCCGGGCGCGCTGGCGGTGCTGGTGGAGGAGCTGACCCTGGGCGGCTCTCAGGGCATCACCATGGGGCTCGGCTCCCACTTCGTCAGCCTCAAGGCGGTGCAGGGCGCGGACGCGGCGGTGGCGGCCCGGGTGGTGCCCTCCGTGCTCCGGGGCGACAAGAGCATCGTGCTCGCGCTGACCGAGCCGCAGGCGGGCTCGGACCTGCGCGCCTTCGAGTGCCGCGCCGAACCCCACGGCGACGGCCACCGGCTCACCGGCGACAAGCGCTTCATCTGCAACGGCGGCCGCGCGGACCTGCTCCTGGTGGGCGCGCTCCTGGACGGGGCCCTGGCGCTGTTCCTGGTGGAGGGCAACGCCCCGGGCCTGAGCCACACGCGGCTGGCGTGCCTGGGCTGGCGCAGCCTGCCGCTCGCGGCCCTGCGCTTCGAGTCCACGCCCGCGCGCCTCCTCATCCACGGCCGCGAGGCGGGACGGCTCCTCCAGCAGTGCCTGCAACAGGAGCGGCTGAACCTGGCGGTGATGGCCCTCGCCTCCGCGGAGCTGGCCCTTCGCGACACCGTGGAGCACTGCCGCGAGCGGCGCGTGGGGCCCGAAGCGCTCCTGGACAAGTCCGTGCTGCGCCAGCGCCTGGCGGAGCGGCACTCCGAATTGACCGTGGCGCGCGTCTTCGTGGAGCAGGCCGTGCGCTGGCAGGCGGAAGGACAGCTCACGGCGGCACGCGCCGCCATCGCGAAGAACACCGCCGTGGACGTGCTGGAGCGCATCGCGCACGACGCGGTGCAGTTGCACGGCGCGCACGGCTGCGTCGAACCCTCGCGCGTGGAGCGCATCTACCGCGACGCGCGCCTGCTGGGCATTGGCGGCGGCGCCCGGGAAGTCATGCTGGACATCATCGGACGGACCCTGTGA
- a CDS encoding LysR family transcriptional regulator, with the protein MTNPMEQVAPYFTFAEVVRTGSFTVAARSLGLSKATVSKQVMALEEALGVRLLQRTTRKLSPTAEGRALAARCQRMTQELEAAKAEVLLLRRKPRGPLRVSIPMSFGLLRVLPAMPEFLERYPEIELDIQLDDRVVDLVEQGFDACIRIAQLPDSSLLARKLASSRRVICATPAYLHRHGTPHRPEDLRQHRCLQYTYLASGAAWRLRGPGDVESLVETTGTLKANSSLALKTAVLGHAGIAQFPLFAVWEELRDGQLVEVLDDYTLPELSIWAVHAQGRTVTPKVGAWMDFLARRFADEPGWNLGAQAKRGA; encoded by the coding sequence GTGACCAATCCCATGGAGCAGGTGGCGCCGTATTTCACGTTCGCGGAGGTGGTGCGCACCGGCAGCTTCACGGTGGCGGCGCGCTCGCTGGGGCTGTCCAAGGCGACCGTGAGCAAGCAGGTGATGGCGCTGGAGGAGGCGCTGGGCGTGCGGCTGTTGCAGCGCACCACGCGCAAGCTGTCGCCCACGGCGGAGGGCCGGGCGCTGGCGGCGCGGTGTCAGCGGATGACGCAGGAGCTGGAGGCGGCGAAGGCGGAGGTGCTGCTGTTGCGCCGCAAGCCTCGCGGCCCGCTGCGCGTGAGCATCCCCATGTCCTTCGGGCTGCTGCGGGTGCTGCCCGCCATGCCGGAGTTCCTGGAGCGCTACCCGGAGATTGAGTTGGACATCCAGCTGGATGACCGGGTGGTGGACCTGGTGGAGCAGGGCTTCGACGCGTGCATCCGCATCGCGCAGCTACCGGACTCGTCGCTGCTCGCGCGGAAGCTGGCGTCCAGCCGCCGCGTCATCTGCGCGACGCCCGCGTACCTGCACCGGCACGGCACGCCGCACCGGCCGGAGGACCTGCGCCAGCACCGCTGCCTCCAGTACACGTACCTGGCCTCCGGCGCCGCGTGGCGCCTGCGCGGCCCGGGCGACGTGGAGTCCCTGGTGGAGACCACCGGCACGCTGAAGGCCAACAGCAGCCTGGCCCTGAAGACGGCGGTGCTGGGCCACGCGGGCATCGCGCAGTTCCCGCTCTTCGCCGTGTGGGAGGAGCTGCGGGACGGACAGCTCGTGGAGGTGCTGGATGATTACACGCTCCCGGAGCTGTCCATCTGGGCCGTGCACGCGCAGGGGCGCACCGTCACGCCGAAGGTGGGCGCGTGGATGGACTTCCTGGCGCGGCGCTTCGCGGACGAGCCCGGGTGGAACCTGGGCGCCCAGGCGAAGCGCGGCGCCTGA
- a CDS encoding NAD-dependent epimerase/dehydratase family protein translates to MKILVTGATGYIGGAVVDALKQAGHQVLGLARSEDARNKLTARGIPAVAGDMADAKGLAALVKDLDAVVWTATANSEAVDAPAVAAVLDALKGTNKAFVYTSGVWVHGDTQGAVVTEDSPLAAAALVAWRPAVEQRALNTPGVRGVVIRPGIVYGRAVGIPSMLTSSAKQDGAARFVGTGENHWPVVFVEDLADLYVRAVEKAPAGTVLVAVQGPAVKLKDIAQAASEGAGAGGKTVAWPLEEARKQFGAFADALALDQRFSAQKAQSLLGWTPKGPGIIDELRSGSYARG, encoded by the coding sequence ATGAAGATCCTTGTGACGGGCGCGACGGGCTACATCGGCGGGGCGGTCGTGGACGCGCTCAAGCAGGCGGGCCACCAGGTCCTGGGGCTGGCGCGCTCCGAAGACGCGCGCAACAAGCTCACCGCCCGCGGCATCCCGGCGGTGGCGGGCGACATGGCGGACGCCAAGGGGCTGGCCGCGCTGGTGAAGGACCTGGACGCGGTCGTCTGGACGGCCACGGCGAACAGCGAGGCCGTGGACGCGCCCGCCGTCGCGGCGGTGCTGGACGCGCTCAAGGGCACGAACAAGGCGTTCGTCTACACGAGCGGCGTCTGGGTGCACGGCGACACGCAGGGCGCCGTCGTCACGGAGGACTCGCCGCTGGCCGCGGCGGCGCTGGTGGCCTGGCGCCCGGCGGTGGAGCAGCGCGCGCTGAACACGCCGGGCGTGCGCGGCGTCGTCATCCGCCCGGGCATCGTCTACGGACGCGCCGTGGGCATCCCCTCCATGCTCACCTCCTCCGCGAAGCAGGACGGCGCGGCCCGCTTCGTGGGCACCGGTGAGAACCACTGGCCGGTGGTGTTCGTGGAGGACCTGGCGGACCTCTACGTGCGCGCCGTGGAGAAGGCCCCCGCGGGCACCGTGCTGGTCGCCGTGCAGGGCCCGGCCGTGAAGCTCAAGGACATTGCCCAGGCGGCCAGCGAGGGCGCGGGCGCGGGCGGCAAGACGGTGGCGTGGCCGCTGGAGGAGGCGCGCAAGCAGTTCGGCGCGTTCGCGGACGCGCTGGCGCTGGATCAGCGCTTCTCCGCCCAGAAGGCCCAGTCGCTGCTGGGCTGGACGCCCAAGGGCCCCGGCATCATCGACGAGCTGCGCAGCGGCTCGTACGCGCGAGGCTGA
- a CDS encoding luciferase family protein: protein MDSPRTVFLGLAALLLTALSCTPQTGDVQRAEPAVLSSRVLASTTPEPSFRLPVRKGPRPETTDAPPGTPLAHRQLSQIAPTDLQERLFTRAAALPDVRVAPSGISVPGARAFWLRPEASRGPRAAFQVGTEFAHIHPAEDGSLHLTFPPEMARRVFQQGWGMPHPRSGTPMLFGPRDEAELEVVWQLLLRSYAWAHDGQDVGVTVE, encoded by the coding sequence ATGGATTCCCCACGCACGGTGTTCCTGGGCCTGGCGGCGCTGCTGCTGACCGCGCTGTCCTGCACGCCGCAGACCGGTGACGTGCAGCGCGCGGAGCCGGCGGTCCTGTCGTCCAGGGTGCTGGCGTCCACGACGCCGGAGCCGTCCTTCCGGCTGCCCGTGCGCAAGGGGCCCCGTCCGGAGACGACGGACGCGCCGCCGGGGACGCCGCTGGCGCACCGGCAGCTGAGCCAGATTGCGCCCACGGACCTGCAGGAGCGCCTGTTCACCCGCGCCGCCGCGCTGCCGGACGTGCGCGTGGCGCCGAGCGGCATCTCCGTGCCGGGCGCGCGTGCCTTCTGGCTGCGGCCGGAGGCGTCGCGGGGGCCTCGCGCGGCGTTCCAGGTGGGGACGGAGTTCGCGCACATCCACCCGGCGGAGGACGGCAGCCTGCACCTGACGTTCCCTCCGGAGATGGCGCGTCGGGTGTTCCAGCAGGGCTGGGGCATGCCGCATCCGCGCTCCGGGACGCCCATGCTCTTTGGTCCACGCGACGAGGCCGAGCTGGAAGTCGTGTGGCAGCTGCTGCTGCGCTCCTACGCCTGGGCCCACGATGGCCAGGACGTGGGTGTGACGGTCGAATGA